In a genomic window of Erigeron canadensis isolate Cc75 chromosome 5, C_canadensis_v1, whole genome shotgun sequence:
- the LOC122599060 gene encoding tRNA threonylcarbamoyladenosine dehydratase, which translates to MMEERAKYAGLIGAGALLGSITATIALLKFLPSSLFRETDNKVQCSNYEKSNGKAVFSAPVLEDNSYLREELDPADLLKDEIVSEQLTRNIQFFGFDAQQKVTSSYVVVIGLGGVGSHAASMLLRSGVGRLLLVDFDQVSLSSLNRHAVATRMDVGTPKALCLKKHFSSIYPECHIDAKVMLYDASSEEEILSGHPDFVLDCIDNIDTKVALLAACVRRGLKVLSATGAGARADPTRIRVADLRESTNDPLSRSVRHRLRRDHGIEGGIPVVFSLEKPKAKLLPFKGPNGDEENPSDYQVVPGFRVRIIPVLGTIPAIFGQIMASYVLTQLAEFQVHMEPIVNFDVDHYSVLHQRLIEHEELICGTSDQVQVDVEEVMYVAKELWHCRSARDQTKKEVGRGMWRSVNELMLVRWDSSKPASASNLILLKFAEADEHEANTLEDIKEHEPEFFTRVTSTLKRAELDLGL; encoded by the exons ATGATGGAAGAAAGAGCAAAGTATGCGGGTTTGATAGGAGCAGGTGCCCTTTTGGGCTCCATTACTGCCACCATAGCTCTTCTCAAATTTCTTCCATCATCATTATTTAG AGAAACTGATAATAAGGTTCAATGTAGTAATTATGAAAAGTCGAATG GTAAAGCAGTTTTTTCTGCTCCAGTGTTAGAAGACAATAGTTATCTAAGAGAAGAACTGGACCCTGCTGACCTTTTAAAAGACGAAATAGTTTCTGAGCAGCTCACCAG GAATATCCAGTTCTTTGGTTTTGATGCCCAACAAAAGGTGACATCTTCATATGTTGTAGTCATTGGCCTTGGAGGGGTTGGGAGTCATGCTGCATCCATGCTTTTGAGATCAGGAGTTGGCAGACTCCTCCTTGTGGACTTTGACCAG GTTTCACTTTCATCTTTAAATCGACATGCAGTAGCTACAAGAATGGATGTTGGCACCCCAAAAGCATTATGCCTTAAGAAACACTTCTCATCAATTTATCCAGAGTGCCACATAGATGCTAAGGTGATGTTGTATGATGCTTCATCAGAAGAAGAAATTCTTTCAGGCCATCCCGATTTTGTTTTGGACTGTATTGATAACATTGATACAAAG GTGGCTCTTCTTGCTGCATGTGTACGTAGAGGTTTAAAAGTTTTATCTGCTACAGGAGCTGGTGCAAGAGCTGACCCAACAAGAATCCGTGTGGCTGATTTAAGAGAATCGACTAATGACCCACTATCTAGATCT GTTAGACATCGTTTAAGAAGAGATCATGGGATTGAAGGTGGGATTCCTGTAGTTTTCTCCTTGGAAAAACCAAAGGCAAAACTGCTTCCCTTTAAGGGACCTAATGGAGATGAAGAGAATCCTTCAGACTACCAA GTAGTGCCTGGATTCAGGGTTCGAATAATCCCTGTTTTAGGAACAATACCCGCTATTTTTGGACAAATTATGGCATCATACGTTTTGACACAACTGGCAGAATTTCAAGTCCACATGGAACCTATTGTGAACTTTGATGTGGATCATTACAGTGTGCTACATCAGCGCCTTATTGAACATGAGGAGTTGATTTGTGGCACATCCGACCAAGTTCAG GTGGATGTTGAAGAAGTGATGTATGTTGCCAAAGAATTGTGGCATTGTCGAAGCGCGAGAGATCAAACTAAAAAAGAAGTTGGGCGTGGAATGTGGCGTTCAGTGAACGAGTTAATGCTCGTGAG ATGGGACAGTTCCAAGCCAGCATCTGCATCGAATTTAATTCTTCTAAAATTTGCAGAG GCTGACGAACATGAGGCAAATACACTTGAAGATATAAAGGAACATGAACCAGAGTTTTTCACTCGGGTTACATCCACACTAAAGCGAGCTGAATTAGACTTGGGCTTGTAG
- the LOC122598881 gene encoding triacylglycerol lipase 2-like, with translation MAYAIITRMIVFLYLISISKAMRTLDVIDNHDQSMTSRPLNQVGICSLLIETKGYMCEEHKVITKDGYILSVQRIPAGRSGVKADQPPVLLQHGLFLDGRIWVLNFPNQSLGFILADNGYDVWIANTRGTEFSRGHTSLSPNDPAYWEWSWDELVMYELPALVQFVHDQTGQNMHYVGHSLGTLIAFSAISKGQTSNMMRSAVMLCPVAYLGELSSPLARFAADAFLGEDIYWLGVHEFDPRVKVVLDFLSHICKMPENKCSNLLTALTGQNCCLNSSMTDKLLENEPQPTATKNLIHLAQMVRSGTIAMYDYGNAYDNEKHYGQFTPPIYDIRSIPNNLSMYLSHGGADEISDVNDVMRLLESFKDHDNPDKLIVQYKNDYSHVDFILAVNAKYVVYDPLMAFFKLH, from the exons ATGGCTTATGCAATTATCACTAGAATGATCGTATTTCTATACTTGATCTCAATCTCCAAAGCTATGCGTACTCTGGATGTAATCGACAACCACGATCAGTCAATGACATCGCGACCGCTTAATCAAGTTGGCATTTGTAGCTTACTAATTGAGACGAAAGGCTACATGTGTGAAGAACATAAG gTGATAACAAAAGATGGTTATATACTTAGCGTGCAACGGATTCCAGCAGGGAGGAGTGGTGTGAAGGCAGACCAACCACCCGTTTTGTTACAACATGGGCTTTTTCTG GATGGCAGAATATGGGTTTTGAACTTCCCAAACCAATCTCTTGGGTTTATTTTGGCAGATAACGGATACGATGTATGGATAGCAAATACACGAGGAACCGAATTCAGTCGTGGTCATACTTCACTTAGTCCGAATGATCCGGCATATTGGGAATGGTCATGGGATGAATTAGTGATGTATGAGCTTCCGGCTTTAGTCCAATTTGTGCATGATCAAACTGGCCAAAATATGCATTATGTTGGTCATTCTTTG GGAACTTTGATCGCGTTTTCTGCAATTTCCAAAGGCCAAACATCGAACATGATGAGATCGGCCGTGATGCTCTGCCCCGTAGCATACTTAGGAGAATTGTCGTCACCTCTCGCCAGATTTGCTGCAGATGCTTTTCTAGGCGAG GACATATATTGGTTGGGTGTCCATGAATTTGATCCAAGAGT GAAAGTTGTTCTTGATTTTCTAAGTCATATTTGCAAGATGCCCGAGAACAAATGCAGCAACTTGCTCACAGCACTTACag GGCAAAACTGTTGTCTGAACTCTTCCATGACCGATAAGTTACTTGAAAACGAACCGCAGCCAACAGCCACTAAAAACTTGATCCATCTTGCTCAAA TGGTTCGAAGTGGGACTATAGCGATGTATGATTATGGAAATGCATATGATAACGAAAAGCATTATGGGCAATTTACACCTCCAATTTACGACATTCGAAGCATCCCAAATAACTTATCTATGTACTTGAGTCATGGTGGGGCGGACGAGATCTCGGATGTAAATGATGTCATGAGATTGCTAGAAAGTTTCAAGGATCATGACAACCCAGATAAGCTTATAGTGCAATACAAGAATGATTATTCACATGTTGATTTTATTCTTGCCGTGAATGCTAAATACGTTGTGTATGATCCTTTAATGGCATTTTTCAAGCTTCATTAG
- the LOC122601513 gene encoding triacylglycerol lipase 2-like has translation MAAYTITTSVIVFLYIISASQAARNLNSFTAQDESSSSMVNAVGLCSLMIETEGYTCEQHTVTTKDGYILSMQRIPASRDGTKADKPPVLLQHGVLMDGGTWLLNSPDESLGFVLADNGYDVWIANTRGTNFSRGHTSLSPSDPAYWEWSWDELVEFDLPATIQFVHDQTGQNLHYVGHSLGTLIAFSAFSKDQTLNMLRSAVLLSPIAYLGQVSSTLAQAGADAFLGEALYWLGLHEFAPRGQAVVDLLSAICKMPGNDCSNLMTSFTGQNCCVNSSMTDKFLEHEPQSTSTKNMVHLAQMIRRGTITMYDYGNTDDNQKHYGQSTPPVYDMGGIPKDFPMYLSYGGADALSDVEDVKTLLENVKDHDPDKLVVQYEEDYAHADFVFAVNAKEVVYDPVMTFFKLH, from the exons atgGCTGCTTATACAATTACCACTTCAGTTATCGTGTTTCTTTACATAATCTCTGCCTCTCAAGCTGCGCGTAACTTGAACTCATTCACGGCACAGGATGAGTCATCATCGTCTATGGTTAACGCGGTTGGCCTATGTAGCTTAATGATCGAGACAGAAGGCTACACTTGTGAACAACACACG GTGACGACGAAGGATGGTTACATACTGAGTATGCAACGAATTCCAGCAAGTCGAGATGGTACAAAGGCTGACAAGCCTCCAGTTTTGTTACAACACGGGGTTCTTATG GATGGCGGGACGTGGTTATTGAACTCTCCTGATGAATCTCTTGGGTTTGTGTTGGCAGATAATGGTTATGATGTGTGGATAGCCAACACTCGTGGAACTAATTTTAGTCGTGGCCATACGTCACTTAGTCCTAGTGATCCG GCCTATTGGGAATGGTCATGGGATGAATTAGTAGAGTTTGATCTTCCGGCAACAATCCAGTTTGTGCACGATCAAACTGGCCAAAATCTACATTATGTTGGTCATTCCTTG GGAACTTTGATTGCGTTTTCTGCATTTTCAAAAGACCAGACATTGAATATGTTGAGATCAGCGGTGTTGCTTAGCCCCATAGCCTATTTAGGTCAAGTGTCGTCAACTCTTGCTCAAGCTGGCGCTGATGCTTTCCTAGGCGAG GCGTTATATTGGTTAGGCCTCCATGAATTCGCTCCAAGAGG GCAAGCTGTTGTTGATCTTCTGAGTGCTATTTGCAAGATGCCTGGCAACGATTGCAGCAACTTGATGACATCCTTTACGG GGCAGAACTGCTGTGTTAACTCTTCCATGACGGATAAGTTTCTTGAACATGAACCGCAGTCTACTTCAACTAAGAACATGGTCCATCTTGCTCAAA TGATCCGTAGAGGGACTATTACAATGTATGACTATGGCAACACTGATGATAACCAAAAGCATTACGGGCAATCTACACCTCCAGTTTATGACATGGGAGGCATACCCAAAGACTTTCCAATGTACTTGAGCTATGGAGGGGCGGACGCCCTCTCAGATGTTGAAGATGTCAAAACGCTGCTTGAAAACGTCAAGGATCACGACCCGGATAAGCTAGTCGTACAGTACGAGGAAGATTATGCACATGCTGATTTCGTTTTCGCTGTAAATGCTAAAGAGGTTGTCTATGACCCTGTAATGACATTTTTTAAGCTCCATTAG